A region from the Vicia villosa cultivar HV-30 ecotype Madison, WI linkage group LG3, Vvil1.0, whole genome shotgun sequence genome encodes:
- the LOC131660145 gene encoding uncharacterized protein LOC131660145 isoform X5: MAAPPTKDQVLSLLAAANNHGDVSVKTTSLKQAKDLLLSIDPSLAAELFPYLLDLQSSHECLVRKLLIQIIEEIGFRAAEHSPTLISSLLTLLRDGDVTVVKQSIVSGINLFCSCFEEMILQFQQRGKVERWLEEIWMWMLKFKEAVFEIALEGGSIGVKLLALKFLEIFVLLFTSDISYPEKSATEGVSQAVNISWLVDSHPVLDPTALMTEANRTLGILFKLLQCAGNLPGCLTITVVN, encoded by the exons ATGGCCGCACCTCCCACCAAGGACCAAGTCCTCTCTCTCCTCGCCGCTGCCAACAACCACGGCGACGTCTCCGTCAAAACCACTTCCCTAAAACAAGCcaaagaccttcttctctccatCGACCCCTCCCTCGCCGCTGAACTTTTTCCTTATCTCCTCGACCTTCAGTCTTCTCACGAATGCCTCGTCCGCAAATTGCTCATTCA gATAATCGAGGAGATTGGTTTTAGAGCGGCTGAACATTCTCCTACGCTGATTTCTTCACTGTTAACACTTTTACGAGACGGCGATGTAACTGTGGTAAAGCAGTCTATTGTCAGTGGCATCAATTTATTCTGTAGTTGTTTTGAGGAGATGATTTTGCAG TTTCAGCAACGTGGTAAAGTTGAGAGGTGGTTAGAAGAGATTTGGATGTGGATGCTTAAGTTCAAGGAGGCTGTTTTTGAGATTGCTCTGGAG GGTGGGTCTATTGGAGTAAAGTTGTTGGCACTGAAATTCTTGGAGATTTTTGTATTGCTTTTTACATCTGACATAAGTTATCCTGAAAAATCAGCCACTGAAG GAGTAAGCCAAGCTGTTAATATCTCATGGTTGGTGGATTCTCACCCTGTCCTCGATCCAACGGCGCTTATGACGGAGGCAAATAGGACACTTGgcattttatttaaattgttgcAGTGTGCTGGCAATCTCCCCGGTTGCTTGACAATTACTGTTGTGAATTG A
- the LOC131660145 gene encoding uncharacterized protein LOC131660145 isoform X2, whose protein sequence is MAAPPTKDQVLSLLAAANNHGDVSVKTTSLKQAKDLLLSIDPSLAAELFPYLLDLQSSHECLVRKLLIQIIEEIGFRAAEHSPTLISSLLTLLRDGDVTVVKQSIVSGINLFCSCFEEMILQFQQRGKVERWLEEIWMWMLKFKEAVFEIALEGGSIGVKLLALKFLEIFVLLFTSDISYPEKSATEGVSQAVNISWLVDSHPVLDPTALMTEANRTLGILFKLLQCAGNLPGCLTITVVNCMRPVLYEELMDLDASALVVHITEVTVIRICDGSLCIPWSTSWSGDRNQN, encoded by the exons ATGGCCGCACCTCCCACCAAGGACCAAGTCCTCTCTCTCCTCGCCGCTGCCAACAACCACGGCGACGTCTCCGTCAAAACCACTTCCCTAAAACAAGCcaaagaccttcttctctccatCGACCCCTCCCTCGCCGCTGAACTTTTTCCTTATCTCCTCGACCTTCAGTCTTCTCACGAATGCCTCGTCCGCAAATTGCTCATTCA gATAATCGAGGAGATTGGTTTTAGAGCGGCTGAACATTCTCCTACGCTGATTTCTTCACTGTTAACACTTTTACGAGACGGCGATGTAACTGTGGTAAAGCAGTCTATTGTCAGTGGCATCAATTTATTCTGTAGTTGTTTTGAGGAGATGATTTTGCAG TTTCAGCAACGTGGTAAAGTTGAGAGGTGGTTAGAAGAGATTTGGATGTGGATGCTTAAGTTCAAGGAGGCTGTTTTTGAGATTGCTCTGGAG GGTGGGTCTATTGGAGTAAAGTTGTTGGCACTGAAATTCTTGGAGATTTTTGTATTGCTTTTTACATCTGACATAAGTTATCCTGAAAAATCAGCCACTGAAG GAGTAAGCCAAGCTGTTAATATCTCATGGTTGGTGGATTCTCACCCTGTCCTCGATCCAACGGCGCTTATGACGGAGGCAAATAGGACACTTGgcattttatttaaattgttgcAGTGTGCTGGCAATCTCCCCGGTTGCTTGACAATTACTGTTGTGAATTG CATGCGACCAGTTCTTTATGAGGAGTTAATGGACTTGGATGCTTCTGCATTGGTGGTTCATATAACTGAAGTTACTGTCATAAGAATATGTGATGGTTCATTATGTATACCATGGAGTACCAGTTGGTCAGGTGATAGAAATCAAAATTGA
- the LOC131660146 gene encoding ubiquitin-fold modifier-conjugating enzyme 1, whose translation MEGWDPNTKSTLTQIPLLTTKAGPRDGAAWTARLKEEYKSLIAYTQMNKSNDNDWFRISASNPEGTRWTGKCWYVYNLLKYEFDLQFDIPVTYPSTAPELELPQLDGKTQKMYRGGKICLTVHFKPLWAKNCPRFGIAHALCLGLAPWLAAEIPILVDSGMIKHKDDATTSSES comes from the exons ATGGAAGGTTGGGACCCGAACACGAAATCCACACTAACACAGATCCCACTGTTAACCACAAAGGCCGGTCCCCGCGACGGCGCGGCATGGACGGCGCGTCTGAAGGAAGAGTACAAATCTCTGATTGCATACACTCAGATGAACAAATCCAACGACAACGATTGGTTTCGGATCTCCGCTTCCAATCCCGAAGGTACTCGCTGGACCGGGAAATGTTGGTATGTTTATAATCTTCTCAAGTATGAATTTGATCTTCAGTTTGATATTCCGGTTACGTATCCTTCCACCGCGCCGGAGCTTGAGCTTCCTCAGTTGGATGGAAAAACTCAGAAG ATGTATAGAGGAGGAAAGATTTGTTTAACTGTGCACTTCAAGCCTCTTTGGGCGAAAAATTG CCCTAGATTTGGTATAGCACATGCACTTTGCTTGGGTCTTGCTCCGTGGCTTGCGGCCGAGATTCCCATTCTTGTGGATTCTGGTATGATCAAGCACAAAGACGATGCGACCACATCATCTGAATCTTAG
- the LOC131660145 gene encoding uncharacterized protein LOC131660145 isoform X3: MAAPPTKDQVLSLLAAANNHGDVSVKTTSLKQAKDLLLSIDPSLAAELFPYLLDLQSSHECLVRKLLIQIIEEIGFRAAEHSPTLISSLLTLLRDGDVTVVKQSIVSGINLFCSCFEEMILQFQQRGKVERWLEEIWMWMLKFKEAVFEIALEGGSIGVKLLALKFLEIFVLLFTSDISYPEKSATEGVSQAVNISWLVDSHPVLDPTALMTEANRTLGILFKLLQCAGNLPGCLTITVVNWDSWIEQVQLLFLYNIAACDQFFMRS, from the exons ATGGCCGCACCTCCCACCAAGGACCAAGTCCTCTCTCTCCTCGCCGCTGCCAACAACCACGGCGACGTCTCCGTCAAAACCACTTCCCTAAAACAAGCcaaagaccttcttctctccatCGACCCCTCCCTCGCCGCTGAACTTTTTCCTTATCTCCTCGACCTTCAGTCTTCTCACGAATGCCTCGTCCGCAAATTGCTCATTCA gATAATCGAGGAGATTGGTTTTAGAGCGGCTGAACATTCTCCTACGCTGATTTCTTCACTGTTAACACTTTTACGAGACGGCGATGTAACTGTGGTAAAGCAGTCTATTGTCAGTGGCATCAATTTATTCTGTAGTTGTTTTGAGGAGATGATTTTGCAG TTTCAGCAACGTGGTAAAGTTGAGAGGTGGTTAGAAGAGATTTGGATGTGGATGCTTAAGTTCAAGGAGGCTGTTTTTGAGATTGCTCTGGAG GGTGGGTCTATTGGAGTAAAGTTGTTGGCACTGAAATTCTTGGAGATTTTTGTATTGCTTTTTACATCTGACATAAGTTATCCTGAAAAATCAGCCACTGAAG GAGTAAGCCAAGCTGTTAATATCTCATGGTTGGTGGATTCTCACCCTGTCCTCGATCCAACGGCGCTTATGACGGAGGCAAATAGGACACTTGgcattttatttaaattgttgcAGTGTGCTGGCAATCTCCCCGGTTGCTTGACAATTACTGTTGTGAATTG GGACTCATGGATAGAACAAGTTCAACTGCTTTTTCTTTATAACATTGCAGCATGCGACCAGTTCTTTATGAGGAGTTAA
- the LOC131660145 gene encoding uncharacterized protein LOC131660145 isoform X4 — MAAPPTKDQVLSLLAAANNHGDVSVKTTSLKQAKDLLLSIDPSLAAELFPYLLDLQSSHECLVRKLLIQIIEEIGFRAAEHSPTLISSLLTLLRDGDVTVVKQSIVSGINLFCSCFEEMILQFQQRGKVERWLEEIWMWMLKFKEAVFEIALEGGSIGVKLLALKFLEIFVLLFTSDISYPEKSATEGVSQAVNISWLVDSHPVLDPTALMTEANRTLGILFKLLQCAGNLPGCLTITVVNW, encoded by the exons ATGGCCGCACCTCCCACCAAGGACCAAGTCCTCTCTCTCCTCGCCGCTGCCAACAACCACGGCGACGTCTCCGTCAAAACCACTTCCCTAAAACAAGCcaaagaccttcttctctccatCGACCCCTCCCTCGCCGCTGAACTTTTTCCTTATCTCCTCGACCTTCAGTCTTCTCACGAATGCCTCGTCCGCAAATTGCTCATTCA gATAATCGAGGAGATTGGTTTTAGAGCGGCTGAACATTCTCCTACGCTGATTTCTTCACTGTTAACACTTTTACGAGACGGCGATGTAACTGTGGTAAAGCAGTCTATTGTCAGTGGCATCAATTTATTCTGTAGTTGTTTTGAGGAGATGATTTTGCAG TTTCAGCAACGTGGTAAAGTTGAGAGGTGGTTAGAAGAGATTTGGATGTGGATGCTTAAGTTCAAGGAGGCTGTTTTTGAGATTGCTCTGGAG GGTGGGTCTATTGGAGTAAAGTTGTTGGCACTGAAATTCTTGGAGATTTTTGTATTGCTTTTTACATCTGACATAAGTTATCCTGAAAAATCAGCCACTGAAG GAGTAAGCCAAGCTGTTAATATCTCATGGTTGGTGGATTCTCACCCTGTCCTCGATCCAACGGCGCTTATGACGGAGGCAAATAGGACACTTGgcattttatttaaattgttgcAGTGTGCTGGCAATCTCCCCGGTTGCTTGACAATTACTGTTGTGAATTGGTGA